The nucleotide window TCAAAGGGAGCGTCGATAAATTTTTAATAAACCGTCTGGGGTTCTCCACGCGTTTTTAAAAGAATTTAATTTATATAACAGAGTTCTCTTTTGGTCTTGGTATAAAAGCAGAAGAAGGTTATTAGTGTTTTTAAAGGAACTTGTCATAATGCTACATTCCCACAATATTTATTTATACTTATTTAAGTAATAATAGATGCTACGGTTTTATTTTTTGGATAAATTCTATTTTAAGCCGTAACTGCAAACCAAAAGAAGGAGCCTTTTTATGGGAACTTTTAAAGGACTTGTTTATGTAAAACATGGAAGGGTCGGAAGCAAATCTGAAGGCCCGGATTACTATCTGCAGACGTGTGACGGTGAGCATCTGCTAAAATATGCGGACAGGTGCTTATGGAAACCGGATTATTATCTTGAGTTTTTCTGCCGTAAATTTGTTGAAATTAATGGAGAGTTTGATAAGGAAATAAACACAATAAATGTAAAATGTGTAAGCGAAATCTTCACGGGGCTTATCCCTCGAAATGAAGCACTGTTGACTACAAAAGTATAAATTTACTAATGTTCTTAGTTTTTTTACTTTTACTTTAATTTTTTAACTTATCTAAAAGGTATTAAACATCAATATCGAATGTTCGAGATACTTTTTATAATTTTTAGGTTCTTCAGGAAGCGACAATGTATACGGATTAATCATCCGGTTTCTCTGTGTTTTTTGATATAACTGGACTTATAATAATCGTTTCCTACTAGTTTTTATTTTAATACAATAGCATAGAATAAATTTGATAATAAACCTAAGAAAAAAACATCAAAAATAAATTTGAAGTTATATTCTTACATTAATATAATTTTAAGCCGCCTAGACTTATAGGATGTCCATTATGCTGGTAACATAACGTTAAATCAATGGACTAAAGTTTACAATATTCACTAAGATTATATCAGTAAAATAACATTATACACTAAAAATATTATATAAGATGAGCTCATGGTATAATTTGCGTTCCCGTCTATCCAAACAAAACTCCACTAGCAACATCTACTCCATAAAAATCTGCAGTATACAAGTGAAGGGATTAAAATTCAGATCCAGTAACGAGTTTCATTCCAAACCTCTTTTCAGACTAAGAAGCTAGAATTTTAATGTCTACCAATAAATCCGGGCTTTCAGATGGGAACGTAATCTTCCTTTAGATAAAGTGTTCTCTCCGTTTTTTCACTTATCATCACTTTTTTCTGTTTATCAGCTTATTCCTCTCTTTTTTCTTTAATTTCAAGCTATTCTTCTTTTTTTCCGTTAATTCCAGTTTATTCCTTTCATTTTTCTTTAATTTCAGTTATATTTTCGCTTCTACTCATTTTTAGCTTATTTTCTTGCCCCTGTCACTCTCTTGATTCTGCTTCTATTTCTTTCTCCTCTTTGACCATTTTCATTATTCCTTCAGCTGCCAAAATTCCGGTAGCAGCGGCGTTGACTATGTCCCTTGAGAGCCCTGCTCCGTCTCCGGCTGCAAAGAGGTTTTTGATGCTGGTTTCCATTTGCCTGTCGACTCTGAGGTGCATTGCATAAAACTTGACTTCAGGAGCATACAAAAGGGTCGAGTCTGAGGTGACACCTGGAATGATCTCGTTTAAGATCTCAAGACCTTCAATTATATCCATAACTATCCTGTGGGGAAGAGCCATTGAAATATCACCCGGAGTGACGTCTTTGAGCGTATTTACAACAAGGTTTTTTGCAAGACGTTCTTTTGTAGAGCGTCGTCCCCTTCTAAGGTCGCCCATCCGCTGAAGAACTGGCTTTCCTCCTCCTATCGTGGTTGCAAGTTTTGCGATTGAACGAGCATATTTTGTAGTATTTTCAATTGGCTCGGTAAGCTCGATTCGGACAAGAAAAGCGAAATTTGTGTTTTCAGATTCCGCATTTGCCAGGGAGTGGCCGTTAGTTGCGATAAAGCCCTCATATTCTTCTTTTACGACAAATCCGTGCATATTCGTACAGAAAGTCCGGACAAAGTCATCATAACGGCGGGTCTGGATATGGAACTTGGGATCGCGGTTGATTTTCGTCACAGGGTCCATAACAATTGCAGGAACTTCTACCCTTACCCCGATGTCAATCCCGCCATATCTGGCTTCGATGCTGTGTTTTTCAATCATCTCTGAAACCCAGTTGCAGCCCCGCCTTCCGGGTGACAAAAGTACATAACTGGCTCGGAGTTCTTGCCCGTCGGAAAGTATAATGCCTTTGCAGGTCTCTTCCTCAATCAGCAGATCTTTTACCTCGGTTTCAAGCAGAAAGTTCACTCCTTTGTTAACAAGGTTCTGTTTGAAGCGACCTATAACCGCAGGGGCATTATCCGAACCTATGTGCCGCTGCTTTATCTCTATAAATCTGGCTCCCACCGAGGCCGCCCTGCGTTTAAGCTCCTCTATTTCCGGGCCTTCTGTTAGCAGAGCTCCCTGTGGGGCTCCAAACTTCAAAAAGACCTCATCCACTCTTTCTACCAGTTTCCAGGCTTCGGTCTGGTCACCTGTCAAATTTGCAAGGTCACCTCCAACATCAGGCCGCAGGTTTAAGGTTCCGTCCGAAAAAGTACCACAACCCCCTACTCCGCACATAATATCGCAGGGTGTACAGTGCATGCAGTACGTCTGAGTTTTCATAGGGCAGAAGCGTTCATTTATATCCCTGCCCATGTCCACAACCAGAATTCTCAACTGCTTTAGCTCCGCAAGCTCGTAAGCTGCAAACATTCCAGCAGGCCCTGCCCCTACAATTATTATATCATAGTCTAGGTTTCTCTCCCCTTCCTTCGAAAATCTGTTTCCATCATCCATGCGTAGCACCCCTTACGATTTATTTGAACATTTAAATAATTCAAAGTTTCCAGTCTCAAGAATTTCTTTTTTCAGAAATCTTAATTTCACTAATTGAAATCTCCAGAAGTTGTTGACAATTTAAAACAAAAGTCATGGGCAATTTAAAACAAAACTTGTTCTAAGTCTCTTCTTTAAAAATCTCAAAGCCTAAATAAGGCTCATATGCGGATTCTAAATCATCTTTCACCTGATCCTTAACGTTGCAAATGTACTTCCACATTCAAATTTATTTTAAGTTCTTCTATATTTCTTAGACGTGCCCGGTAATAGGAAACCGGAAAATTCAAGCTATGAAAGACAAACAAAAGCCTGTAACATAGGTAATCTTTGAAAGCAGTTTTGTTTCCTCTGGGAATTCTTCCCCTATAATATTATAAAGTATGAAATGTCGTATAAAAAACTTCCATTTAGTCTGAATCTAGCTTGAAATACCATACCTCTGGATCAAGTACCGTAATAGATATTTTAAGAACTTAAACATATTAGAATAAGAAACTTGAGAATTCATTGCCTTTAAATCGCAAATAATCCTCTAACCTGCTTTATTTTTACTGAGAAAGCACAAAAGATTATATAATGCCTGAAATAAGTTCTTTTAATTCTTAGATCATATATCCTTTTTTGAGGACTTTAGATCTTATTAATGTGATATTTCTGGTTTAACGGGGGAAGTTACAGATGTGGGTGAATAAACTAATCGTTTTTTTATTAGTTGCTGTTTTTCTTATAACTTCGGTTCAAAATTCTGCATTTGCCAGGGAAATTGTGGTAGATGCTAATAATTCAAGTGCAGATTTCCGATCGATTCAGGAAGCAGTAAACAATTCGTCCTCAGGAGATGTAATTCTTATTTATCCAGGCTTTTATAATGAAAGCGTAGACATTGGGGTACAGAACATAAGTATCCTTTCTGAATCTGAAAATCCTGAGGATACTACTGTTCGGGCTTTTAAACTGGGTGAAAATAATATTACTGTAAGCGGGTTTAGTGTACAGGAGAGTTTGACTTTACAGGGATATATACTCCCTATTGGCTATAACAGTCATTATCCGATTGAAAATTGTACTATTAAAAGTAACATTTTGGAATCAGATATTTATGCCGATGAATGTTACAATTCCACTATTGAGAAAAATGTAATCGTTAATGGAGGCATTGGTGTATCCAGTTTTGACTATCACCCAGGTTCTAGTTTTACAGTTTCTGACAACCTAATTGTTGAGGGAAACATTAATGTTCATCAAGGACCAAACGATTGTATTTTGCTTAATAATACTCTTTTAAATGGTAGTATAAGGCTGACTGAATGCGCTGACCAGAAAGTTTTAGGTAATTATATTTCAAATAGCCCAGACTCTGGAATTAATCTCTGGGAATCTAGTGGCAGTGAGATAGAAGATAATACGATTGTGAATTGCAGTAAAGGCATCGTTATGGAATATCGCTCACAGCAGAACACAATTAATAATAACACCCTTATTGGCACTGATAGGGGAATTTCGGTTGAAGGGATATCAGGAGGAGACTTAATTTCAAATAATAAGATCTCAAGCAGCAATATAGGAATATTGTTAAGCGGTTCAAGTTTGTTTGGAGATCCTGCAGGAGAGAACTCACTTTTAAATAACACCATTTCAAACAACAATATCGGGATATTGTTCGAAGGTTATTCTTCTGATAATATAGTAACCAATAACAAGGTAGAACTAAACAGGCAATGCGGAATATACATAAACAATCTTGGATGTGGAGCGCAATATGGTGCAACTAATCAGTTCTACAACAATATGTTTAATAATACAGTCAACTTTTTTAACGACACGAGCAACTATAAAAATGATTACACGAGCATCTATACAGGCAATTCCTATACCGCAGAACCAATAGATAATGTAACCGGAGTAATCCCTATCTCCCTGAATACTACAAAAACCTCAGGTACTAACATTGTAGGTGGACCTTACCTTGGTGGCAATTACTGGGCAAAACCTGATGGAACTGGTTTTTCTCAGATCTGCGCTGATTCGGATGGGAATGGGATTGGTGACCTGCCTTACAGTATAACCGATAATGATACTGATTATTTCCCTCTTGTGTCTGCATCCAGATCACAGGAATCAATAATTCCTATTGCAAACTTCACCACCAATATCACGCATACTCTTGTCCCACTCGCAGTTCAGTTTACGGATCTTTCTCAGAATGCAGTTGCATGGAGCTGGGATTTCGACAGTAATGGAATACCGGATTCCATAAACCAGAATCCAATTCATACGTATACAGCGCTGGGAACCTATATTATCAATTTAACAGTAAGCAACGGAAAAGAGATATCTTCGAAAAGTTTAAAAATGAATGTTCAGGAAGCTAAAGTTCCTCCCGTAGCAGATTTTAGTACTAATGTGACTGGCGGACGGGTTTCTCTTTCTGTCAAATTTACAGACTTTTCAAAAAATGCAACAGCAGTAATATGGGATTTCAACAACGATGGAATTCCTGACTCTACCGAAAGGAATCCGGTTTATGTATATACTTATCCTGGAAACTATACTGTTAATCTGACAGTAAACAATACAAAAGGTATGGACTCAAAATCATCTACGGTAACAGTATCTCCTGCGCAGCGTCTGAAAGGTAAACTTGTCCTAACGGAATATCAGATTACTACCAGTAAATCAGATGAGACGCAACCTGCAATTTATGAAGACAGAATAGTGTGGCAAAGTAACAATCATAATGATAATTATACTCTACACCTATACAACATATCCACGTCTTCTGAAACTCAAATTGCTAGCAGCAACATTTCTGAGTTTTGCCCCGTTATATATAATGACAGGGTTGTATTGCGTGAATACGGGAAGATATACCTGCTCAATCTCTCAACTTCTACCAAAACGCTGGTCTCAAATCAATTGGGAATATATCTTGCTATTTATGGTGATAAGATTGTCTGGCAGGGTGAATGTAATGGAATCTGTGTATATATGTATGATATCTCCAGCTCAAAGCAAATTCGGTTAACAGATAACAGATCAATCTCATATCTGCCTGCGATCCACGAGAACAGAATAGTGTGGGAGAGTCGCTTAAATATCAATGAATCTTCTAAAATCTTTATGTATGATCTCTCGACTGAAAGGGTAACTCAGGTAATTACGGATAAATCCAATCAGGAGCGTCCTGCAGTCTATGGAGACAGGATTGTCTGGGAAGATTATCGCAACGGAAACCTGAATATCTACATGTACGATCTATCTACTGCTAAGGAGATCCAGATAACCACTAGTGGATCGTCACATGACCCTGCGATTTACGGAGATAGAATAGTATGGCAGGATGATCGCAATGATAAGGAATACATAGAGAACTCAGATATCTACATGTACGATCTTTCCACTAAAAAGGAAACCCAAATTACCACTAGTGGATTAGCAAGCTCTCCAGTTATTTATGGGGACAAGATAGTGTGGGAGGATAGACGCAATGGAAAGGCCGATATCTATATGTGCATTATCTCAGAACAAGGGAAAGGATCACCTGATGCAGGTTTTTCTGCATCTCCCGTTTCTTGAAGCTCGCTGTTAATAGTTAAAGTCAAAGGTATACTGAACAAACTTTTAACGTTATTTCCTTTTATTAATGCAAAGAACAAGAAATGAAAACCATTAAAACTCTAAATTA belongs to Methanosarcina barkeri 3 and includes:
- a CDS encoding NAD(P)/FAD-dependent oxidoreductase; protein product: MDDGNRFSKEGERNLDYDIIIVGAGPAGMFAAYELAELKQLRILVVDMGRDINERFCPMKTQTYCMHCTPCDIMCGVGGCGTFSDGTLNLRPDVGGDLANLTGDQTEAWKLVERVDEVFLKFGAPQGALLTEGPEIEELKRRAASVGARFIEIKQRHIGSDNAPAVIGRFKQNLVNKGVNFLLETEVKDLLIEEETCKGIILSDGQELRASYVLLSPGRRGCNWVSEMIEKHSIEARYGGIDIGVRVEVPAIVMDPVTKINRDPKFHIQTRRYDDFVRTFCTNMHGFVVKEEYEGFIATNGHSLANAESENTNFAFLVRIELTEPIENTTKYARSIAKLATTIGGGKPVLQRMGDLRRGRRSTKERLAKNLVVNTLKDVTPGDISMALPHRIVMDIIEGLEILNEIIPGVTSDSTLLYAPEVKFYAMHLRVDRQMETSIKNLFAAGDGAGLSRDIVNAAATGILAAEGIMKMVKEEKEIEAESRE
- a CDS encoding NosD domain-containing protein is translated as MWVNKLIVFLLVAVFLITSVQNSAFAREIVVDANNSSADFRSIQEAVNNSSSGDVILIYPGFYNESVDIGVQNISILSESENPEDTTVRAFKLGENNITVSGFSVQESLTLQGYILPIGYNSHYPIENCTIKSNILESDIYADECYNSTIEKNVIVNGGIGVSSFDYHPGSSFTVSDNLIVEGNINVHQGPNDCILLNNTLLNGSIRLTECADQKVLGNYISNSPDSGINLWESSGSEIEDNTIVNCSKGIVMEYRSQQNTINNNTLIGTDRGISVEGISGGDLISNNKISSSNIGILLSGSSLFGDPAGENSLLNNTISNNNIGILFEGYSSDNIVTNNKVELNRQCGIYINNLGCGAQYGATNQFYNNMFNNTVNFFNDTSNYKNDYTSIYTGNSYTAEPIDNVTGVIPISLNTTKTSGTNIVGGPYLGGNYWAKPDGTGFSQICADSDGNGIGDLPYSITDNDTDYFPLVSASRSQESIIPIANFTTNITHTLVPLAVQFTDLSQNAVAWSWDFDSNGIPDSINQNPIHTYTALGTYIINLTVSNGKEISSKSLKMNVQEAKVPPVADFSTNVTGGRVSLSVKFTDFSKNATAVIWDFNNDGIPDSTERNPVYVYTYPGNYTVNLTVNNTKGMDSKSSTVTVSPAQRLKGKLVLTEYQITTSKSDETQPAIYEDRIVWQSNNHNDNYTLHLYNISTSSETQIASSNISEFCPVIYNDRVVLREYGKIYLLNLSTSTKTLVSNQLGIYLAIYGDKIVWQGECNGICVYMYDISSSKQIRLTDNRSISYLPAIHENRIVWESRLNINESSKIFMYDLSTERVTQVITDKSNQERPAVYGDRIVWEDYRNGNLNIYMYDLSTAKEIQITTSGSSHDPAIYGDRIVWQDDRNDKEYIENSDIYMYDLSTKKETQITTSGLASSPVIYGDKIVWEDRRNGKADIYMCIISEQGKGSPDAGFSASPVS